A single window of Sebastes umbrosus isolate fSebUmb1 chromosome 16, fSebUmb1.pri, whole genome shotgun sequence DNA harbors:
- the pcnx1 gene encoding pecanex-like protein 1 isoform X5 yields MGSQTLQILRQGVWASVTGGWYYDPDQNTFVNALHLYIWLFLLCFPFTLYMALQPTMVIVGIYCGVIAAMFLLLKMVNYRLHHALDEGEVVEHQAKENQGSRGGTEGANDGGITRREDSNGPGDPGGGIEMADFIRQETPPVDCSSRNSYIGLESNQQIASSHGRATLAKGDVGKTSDDISLTLVESCSHDHDLLSDTKMYCLVPNDSFASLQPSTSLCPSELSREPADLCNSAAYHFSLSHSGDTEVTSHASMQSQTYRKELRSRGLPRTSSSAGSAFPDPCLPDFALYPPPRRGGLDPVCELEAARPHRPGLCGREGGERLYQQDQAVPSTSGIECYRHKEPRRVARSASREAGEGSSGLYQVEVGGGGKGSAGGGKSQGGERSAESLRSLSTRSSGSTESYCSGTDRDTNSTVSSFHSEQTSSTHVESLLSLSGDERGRDRADAVSAPTDGRTSSLGSISSRGLSNLPSREANKNPHANELTAKQPADTPSSATQELVEPGRSQEEPGIRTNADGSTGVAASEQEQVKDDSQPKSANNVQRTSSLSTGRSGRRRTGKKRASSFDASRHRDYMCLRGVAKPCSAVFTGGGEEDSSDQSELSCASSLHSTHHLSTDSSSSTTSRSCHSPEGCYRALKAKHTAASASSSTAKAAAGSEAGARTEGKRRTSRRTPSTGSAKTHARVLSLDSGTAACLNDPSRLGAPAGPRPLTTSKSDLEAKEGEVLDAASLLGRASQLESVTRSRNSLPNQAAFTEPQDATAASLRAPGSEETVIFRRERSTFRRQAVRRRHNAGSNPTPPASLIGSPLSLQEALSQASQPSTSQVKSQPSRTPSQVTVLSASASLLARNGSTHLEGSQDKASTVGATSLQDDFGKLTPSLYEAGGCDMSLVNFEPATRRASNNVWDTDSHLSSSTSVRFYPHDLISLPQIRLNRLLTMDPELLEQQDGDLSPELQDAPLGPEDPAAASAAGKARQYYRLWLLPFLWVGLHFDRLTLLALFDRNREVLENVLAVLLAVLVAFLGSVLLVHGFFTDIWVFQFCLVIASCQYSLLKSVQPDSSSPRHGHNRIIAYSRPVYFCLCCGLIWLLHYGSLRTTSSRFTLYGVALTSSLVLASARDLVIVFTLCFPIIFFVGLLPQVNTFVMYIFEQLDIHVFGGNASTSLLSALYSILRSIVTVALLYGFCYGALKETWEPHHIPVLFSVFCGLLVAVSYHLSRQSGDPSVLISLIQSKIVPNLKDKNPEDPLSEVQDPLPEKLRASVNERLQSDLIVCVVIAVLYFAIHVSTVFIALQPFLSYVLYALLGTVGLLTHYLLPQFRKQLPWYCFSHPLLKTKEYYQFEVRDAAHVMWFEKLHVWLLFVEKNVLYPLVILNELSGSARELASPKRLDTEVGALMITVAGLKLLRSSYSSPTYQYVMILFTVLFFTFDYRHLSETLLLDLFLMSIVFSKMWELFYKLHFVYTYIAPWQITWGSAFHAFAQPFAVPHSAMLFVQAVVSAIFSTPLNPFLGSAIFITSYVRPVKFWERDYNTKRVDHSNTRLASQLDRNPGSDDNNLNSIFYEHLTRSLQHSLCGDLLLGRWGNFSTGDCFILASDYLNALVHLIEIGNGLVTFQLRGLEFRGTYCQQREVEAITEGVEEDEGCCCCEPGHLPHILSFNAAFGQRWLAWEVLVTKYVLEGYSITDNSAASMLQVFDLRRILTTYYVKGIIYYVIASPKLEEWLANETMKDGLRGCGERNYVDLDPTFNPNIDEDYDHRLAGISRDSFCGVYLGWILYCNSRRAKPLDTEKDSALVLLCFGLCVLGRRALGTAAHHMSSNLESFLYGLHALFKGDFRISSVRDEWIFADMELLRKVVVPGIRMSLKLHQDHFTSPDEYDEPAVLFEAISSHQQNLVIAHEGDPAWRSAVLSNSPSLLALRHVLDEGTNEYKIIMLNRRYLSFRVIKVNKECVRGLWAGQQQELVFLRNRNPERGSIQNAKQALRNMINSSCDQPIGYPIYVSPLTTSYCNSHPQLGHILGGPISIGNIRNFVVSTWHRFVALCSSVG; encoded by the exons GGACCCTGGAGGGGGTATTGAGATGGCAGACTTCATCAGGCAAGAGACTCCACCAGTGGACTGCAGCTCCAGGAACTCCTATATTGGGTTGGAGTCTAACCAGCAG ATTGCATCCAGCCATGGAAGAGCAACACTAGCCAAAG GAGATGTGGGAAAGACTTCAGATGACATCAGTTTGACTCTTGTCGAGAGCTGCAGCCATGATCATG ATCTGCTATCAGACACAAAGATGTACTGCCTTGTCCCCAATGACTCCTTCGCGTCCTTGCAGCCGTCAACCTCCTTGTGTCCTTCAGAGCTGTCCAGGGAGCCTGCTGATCTCTGTAATTCTGCTGCTTACCACTTCAGCCTGTCACACTCCGGTGACACAGAGGTGACCTCTCACGCATCCATGCAATCTCAGACCTACAGGAAGGAGCTCCGTTCTCGGGGCCTGCCTCGGACCTCGAGCTCGGCGGGTTCTGCTTTCCCCGACCCGTGTCTGCCAGACTTTGCTCTGTACCCTCCACCCAGGAGAGGTGGCCTTGACCCTGTGTGTGAGCTGGAGGCCGCCAGACCACACAGGCCAGGGTTGTGTGGCAGAGAGGGGGGCGAGCGGCTGTACCAGCAGGACCAGGCTGTGCCCTCCACCTCGGGAATAGAGTGTTACAGGCACAAAGAACCACGTAGAGTCGCCCGCTCAGCCTCCAGGGAGGCGGGGGAGGGTAGCTCAGGACTGTACCAGGTGGAGGTGGGTGGTGGTGGGAAAGGCTCTGCTGGAGGAGGAAAGTCCCAGGGAGGGGAGCGCAGTGCTGAGAGCCTGAGGAGCTTGAGTACTCGCAGCAGTGGCTCCACTGAGAGCTACTGCAGTGGCACAGACAGAGACACCAACAGCACCGTCAGCAGCTTTCACAGTGAACAGACCAGCTCTACACATGTGGAGAGTCTGCTCTCACTTTCAGGGGACGAGCGTGGACGGGACAGAGCAGATGCTGTATCTGCACCTACAGACGGCAGGACTTCTAGCCTTGGCAGTATTAGCTCTCGAGGTCTCAGCAACCTTCCCTCCAGGGAGGCCAATAAAAACCCTCATGCCAATGAGCTGACTGCTAAACAACCTGCTGACACACCGTCCTCTGCAACCCAAGAGTTGGTAGAACCTGGTAGGAGCCAGGAAGAGCCTGGCATCAGGACCAATGCTGATGGCTCAACAGGTGTAGCTGCCAGCGAGCAGGAGCAGGTCAAAGATGACAGTCAACCAAAGTCAGCCAACAATGTTCAGAGGACTTCCTCCCTGTCAACAGGGCGCAGTGGACGCCGGCGGACTGGCAAGAAAAGGGCGAGCAGCTTTGACGCCAGCCGTCACCGGGACTACATGTGTTTGCGTGGTGTGGCCAAGCCTTGTAGTGCTGTGTTTACTGGGGGTGGGGAGGAGGACTCCAGCGATCAGAGTGAACTCAGTTGTGCCTCCAGTCTCCACTCCACCCACCACCTAAGCACAGACAGCTCATCTAGCACCACTTCCCGCTCCTGTCACTCACCAGAGGGCTGCTACCGGGCCCTGAAAGCCAAGCACACTGCagcctccgcctcctcctccacagcgAAAGCTGCGGCAGGATCCGAGGCAGGAGCGCGAACCGAAGGGAAGCGGCGCACCTCCCGCCGTACCCCCAGCACAGGCAGTGCCAAAACACATGCCAGAGTGTTGAGTTTGGACAGTGGTACGGCCGCCTGCCTTAATGATCCCAGCCGCCTCGGAGCTCCAGCTGGGCCCCGGCCCCTTACCACCTCCAAGTCGGACCTGGAAGCCAAAGAAGGGGAAGTCCTGGATGCGGCATCCCTGCTGGGTCGGGCCTCCCAGCTAGAGTCAGTGACCCGCTCCAGAAACAGTCTGCCCAATCAGGCAGCTTTCACTGAGCCTCAGGATGCCACTGCTGCTTCCCTGCGGG CCCCAGGGAGCGAGGAGACGGTCATATTTCGGCGTGAGCGTAGCACGTTTCGTCGGCAGGCTGTGCGGCGGCGACACAACGCAGGGAGTAACCCCACCCCACCCGCCTCTCTCATTGGATCTCCTCTCAG TCTTCAGGAGGCTCTCAGCCAGGCCTCCCAGCCTTCTACTTCCCAGGTGAAAAGTCAGCCATCCAGAACCCCGTCCCAGGTGACCGTGCTGAGCGCAAGCGCCTCCCTGCTGGCCAGGAATGGAAGCACACACCTGGAGGGTTCTCAGGACAAGGCCTCAACTGTTGGCGCTACCAGCTTGCAGGATGACTTCG gaAAGCTCACGCCCTCGTTGTATGAGGCCGGCGGGTGTGACATGTCGCTGGTCAATTTTGAACCTGCAACCAGACGAGCCTCCAATAACGTATG GGACACCGACTCCCACCTCTCCAGTTCTACCTCAGTTCGCTTCTACCCTCATGACCTG ATCTCCCTCCCTCAGATCCGTCTGAACCGTCTGCTGACGATGGACCCGGAGCTGCTGGAGCAGCAGGACGGAGATCTGAGCCCGGAGCTCCAGGACGCACCGCTGGGACCAGAGGACCCTGCAGCCGCTTCTGCCGCCGGCAAAGCCAGGCAGTACTACCGCTTGTGGCTTCTGCCCTTCCTGTGGGTCGGCCTGCACTTTGACCGGCTCACCCTGCTGGCACTATTTGACAG GAACCGTGAGGTTTTAGAGAACGTGCTGGCCGTGCTGCTGGCCGTCCTGGTGGCCTTCCTGGGCTCAGTGCTGCTGGTCCACGGCTTCTTCACCGACATCTGGGTCTTTCAGTTCTGCCTCGTCATTGCAAGTTGCCAGTATTCCTTACTGAAG AGTGTTCAACCAGACTCCTCTTCCCCTCGACAT GGCCATAATCGTATCATAGCGTACAGCCGGCCTGTCTACTTCTGCCTGTGCTGTGGCCTCATTTGGCTGCTCCACTACGGCAGTCTGAGGACCACTTCTTCCCGCTTCACCCTGTACGGAGTCGCACTCACCAGCTCCCTGGTCCTCGCCTCTGCCAGGGACCTTGTCATTG TCTTCACTCTGTGTTTTCCCATCATCTTCTTCGTTGGGCTGTTGCCACAAGTCAACACATTCGTCATGTACATCTTTGAGCAGCTGGACATCCATGTGTTCGGGGGCAATG CCTCCACCAGCCTTCTGTCAGCGCTGTACAGCATCCTGCGCAGCATCGTCACCGTCGCTCTGCTTTATGGCTTCTGCTACGGAGCTCTGAAG GAGACCTGGGAGCCTCACCACATCCCCGTGTTATTCTCTGTGTTCTGCGGCCTCTTGGTGGCAGTGTCTTACCACCTGAGCCGGCAAAGCGGCGACCCGTCTGTCCTCAT CTCGCTGATACAGTCCAAGATTGTGCccaatttaaaagataagaaCCCAGAGGACCCTCTGTCGGAAGTACAGGACCCTCTACCTGAGAAGCTCAGGGCCTCAGTG AATGAGCGTCTGCAATCTGACCTGATTGTCTGTGTGGTCATTGCTGTCCTTTACTTCGCCATCCATGTCAGCACAGTCTTTATTGCACTGCAG CCTTTCCTCAGTTATGTCCTGTATGCACTGTTGGGGACGGTGGGGTTGCTCACTCACTACCTGCTGCCTCAATTCCGCAAGCAGCTGCCCTGGTACTGCTTCTCCCACCCTCTGCTCAAAACTAAGGAGTACTATCAGTTTGAAGTCAGGG ATGCGGCTCATGTGATGTGGTTTGAGAAGCTTCACGTGTGGCTTCTGTTTGTGGAGAAAAACGTTCTCTATCCACTCGTCATCCTCAATGAGCTGAGTGGCAGCGCCAGAGAGCTCGCCAGTCCAAAGAGACTCGACACAGA GGTGGGTGCTCTGATGATCACAGTGGCTGGCCTGAAGCTGCTCCGTTCCTCCTACAGCAGTCCCACCTACCAGTACGTCATGATCCTCTTCACCGTCCTCTTCTTCACCTTCGACTACCGCCATCTGTCAGAGACGCTGCTGCTCGACCTCTTCCTCATGTCCATCGTTTTCAGCAAG atgtgGGAGCTGTTCTACAAACTGCACTTTGTCTACACCTACATCGCCCCCTGGCAGATTACATGGGGCTCAGCCTTCCACGCCTTTGCTCAGCCCTTTGCTGTGCCTC ACTCGGCCATGCTGTTTGTCCAGGCTGTAGTGTCAGCAATCTTCTCCACTCCCCTCAACCCCTTCCTTGGCAGCgccatcttcatcacctcctaCGTCCGTCCCGTCAAGTTCTGGGAGAGAGACTATAA CACTAAGAGGGTGGATCACTCCAACACTCGGCTGGCCTCTCAGCTGGACAGAAATCCAG GCTCTGATGACAACAATCTGAACTCCATCTTCTATGAGCACCTTACCCGCtcgctgcagcacagcctgtgTGGAGACCTCCTCCTGGGCCGATGGGGCAACTTCAGCACCGGGGACTGCTTCATCCTGGCCTCCGACTACCTGAACGCTCTGGTGCATCTCATCGAGATCGGCAACGGCCTCGTCACCTTTCAGCTCCGAGGGCTGGAGTTCAGAG GAACTTACTGCCAGCAGAGGGAAGTGGAGGCCATCACTGAGGGGGTGGAGGAAGACGAGGGCTGCTGTTGTTGCGAGCCGGGCCACCTCCCTCACATCCTGTCCTTTAACGCTGCCTTCGGACAGCGCTGGCTGGCCTGGGAGGTACTGGTCACCAAATACGTGCTGGAGGGCTACAGCATTACGGATAACAGCGCCGCCTCCATGCTGCAGGTGTTCGATCTACGCCGCATCCTCACGACCTACTATGTCAAG GGGATCATCTACTACGTGATCGCTTCCCCCAAACTGGAAGAGTGGCTGGCTAATGAGACCATGAAAGACGGCCTCCGGGGGTGTGGAGAGAGGAACTACGTGGACCTGGATCCCACCTTCAATCCCAACATCGACGAGGACTACGACCATCGACTCGCAGGCATCTCCAGGGACAGTTTCTGTGGAGTCTACCTGGGCTGGATCCTGTACTGCAACTCTCGAAGAGCCAAG CCGCTGGACACCGAGAAAGACTCGGCTCTGGTGCTGCTCTGCTTCGGCCTGTGTGTGCTGGGGAGGAGAGCTCTGGGAACAGCTGCCCATCATATGTCCAG CAATCTGGAGTCTTTCCTTTACGGACTTCATGCATTATTTAAGGGAGATTTCCGCATCTCTTCAGTGCGAGACGAGTGGATCTTCGCCGACATGGAACTCCTCAGGAAAGTTGTGGTGCCTGGAATCCGAATGTCTCTCAAATTACACCAG GACCACTTCACGTCCCCAGATGAGTACGATGAGCCAGCGGTTCTTTTCGAGGCCATCTCCTCCCACCAGCAGAACCTGGTCATCGCTCACGAGGGCGACCCGGCCTGGAGGAGCGCCGTACTGTCCAACTCCCCGTCACTCCTCGCCCTGCGCCACGTCCTCGACGAAGGAACCAACGAGTACAAAATCATTATGCTCAATCGACGATACCTCAGCTTCCGTGTCATCAAG GTGAATAAAGAATGTGTCCGAGGCCTTTGGGCGGGGCAGCAGCAGGAGTTGGTGTTCCTGAGAAACAGAAACCCGGAGCGCGGGAGCATTCAGAACGCCAAGCAGGCTCTGCGAAACATGATCAATTCCTCTTGTGACCAGCCCATCGGATATCCCATCTACGTATCGCCTTTGACCACCTCCTACTGCAACTCGCATCCGCAGCTCGGACACATCCTGGGAGGCCCCATCAGCATCGGGAACATCCGAAACTTTGTTGTCAGCACTTGGCACAGGTTCGTTGCTCTCTGCAGTTCAGTAGGTTAA